One genomic window of Leptotrichia shahii includes the following:
- a CDS encoding adenylyl-sulfate reductase subunit alpha — MAENKDDKNNKERKKLKIKELETDVLIIGGGTAGCYAAITLGKNSDLSVIVAEKANIKRSGCLAAGINAINAYNVKGRVPQDYVDYAAKDANGIVRHDLLITAANRFNEITTEVEKLGLVILKDENGEYVARGNRNIKINGENFKPILADAVKKTKNVRVLNTLNITDLLVKDGKVYGAVGFSIKKEEAFVIRAKKVIISTGGAAGLYKPNNPGFSRHKMWYPPFNTGAGYAMGILAGAEMTTFEMRFIALRCKDTIAPVGTIAQGVGAKQINSKGVVYEDKYGLTTSERVYGTVRENQLGNGPCYLKTSGISEDESDSLLKAYLNMAPSQTLKWIESGKNPNEQDVEIEGTEPYIVGGHTASGFWVNTNRETTINGLYAAGDVAGGCPQKYVTGALAEGEIAALDIISKLADEKNINCGKIYENVENFLNEQKNQIINQYEKIRNTEAKRFSTEDMEEGMQKIMDEYAGGISTNYQFNEKQLNLAKQKIDQLIELSDELSADNMHDLMFAYELKERLIVCKSLIGHLFFRKETRWRSFNENLDYPETDENYFKYVNSRLVDGELEVFMREIVKEEKYEHSN, encoded by the coding sequence ATGGCAGAGAATAAGGATGATAAAAATAATAAGGAAAGAAAAAAACTTAAAATAAAGGAATTGGAAACGGATGTATTAATTATTGGTGGGGGAACTGCTGGATGTTATGCGGCGATTACGCTTGGAAAAAATTCTGATTTATCGGTAATTGTAGCAGAGAAGGCGAATATTAAGAGGAGCGGGTGTCTTGCGGCTGGGATTAATGCAATAAATGCGTATAATGTGAAAGGACGTGTGCCACAGGATTATGTGGATTATGCGGCAAAGGATGCCAATGGAATTGTACGGCACGATTTGTTAATTACTGCTGCGAATAGATTTAATGAGATTACCACTGAAGTGGAAAAGCTGGGGCTTGTGATTTTGAAAGATGAGAATGGAGAGTATGTTGCACGTGGAAATAGAAATATAAAAATAAATGGAGAAAATTTCAAGCCGATACTTGCTGATGCTGTGAAAAAGACAAAAAATGTGAGAGTTCTGAATACACTTAATATTACGGATTTGCTTGTGAAAGATGGGAAAGTTTATGGGGCAGTTGGATTTTCTATAAAAAAAGAGGAGGCTTTTGTAATTAGAGCGAAAAAAGTAATAATTTCAACTGGAGGAGCGGCTGGACTTTATAAGCCTAATAATCCTGGATTTTCACGGCATAAGATGTGGTATCCACCATTTAATACTGGGGCAGGATATGCGATGGGAATTTTAGCTGGAGCAGAAATGACAACTTTTGAGATGAGATTTATTGCTTTGAGATGTAAGGACACAATTGCACCAGTTGGAACGATTGCTCAGGGAGTTGGAGCGAAGCAAATAAATTCAAAAGGAGTTGTTTATGAGGATAAATACGGGCTTACAACGAGTGAGCGTGTTTATGGAACTGTGAGGGAAAATCAACTTGGGAATGGACCCTGTTATTTGAAGACGAGTGGAATTAGTGAAGATGAAAGCGATAGTTTGTTGAAAGCATATTTAAATATGGCACCGAGTCAAACATTGAAGTGGATTGAAAGTGGAAAAAATCCAAATGAGCAAGATGTTGAAATTGAAGGGACAGAGCCGTATATTGTCGGTGGGCATACCGCAAGCGGCTTTTGGGTAAATACGAATAGAGAAACTACAATTAATGGACTTTATGCGGCTGGAGATGTAGCTGGAGGCTGTCCACAGAAATATGTTACAGGTGCATTGGCTGAAGGGGAAATTGCGGCGCTTGACATAATTTCAAAGTTAGCTGATGAAAAAAATATTAATTGTGGAAAAATTTATGAAAATGTGGAAAACTTCTTGAATGAACAAAAGAATCAAATTATTAATCAGTATGAAAAAATAAGAAATACAGAAGCCAAAAGATTTTCAACGGAAGATATGGAAGAAGGAATGCAAAAAATTATGGATGAATATGCAGGTGGAATCTCTACAAACTATCAATTTAATGAAAAGCAGCTAAATTTGGCAAAACAGAAAATTGATCAGCTTATAGAGCTTTCTGATGAGCTTTCGGCAGATAATATGCATGATTTAATGTTTGCTTATGAGCTAAAAGAGAGATTGATAGTGTGTAAATCACTAATTGGGCATCTTTTTTTCAGGAAGGAAACGAGATGGCGTTCGTTTAATGAGAATCTGGATTATCCTGAAACTGATGAAAATTACTTTAAATATGTGAATTCAAGATTAGTTGATGGAGAACTGGAAGTATTTATGAGGGAAATTGTTAAGGAGGAGAAATATGAGCATAGTAATTGA
- a CDS encoding sulfate adenylyltransferase subunit 1 — protein sequence MVRLLKFITCGSVDDGKSTLIGNILYNSKLLYADQEEALILDSKVGSRGGAIDYSLLLDGLMAEREQGITIDVAYRYFTTNKRSFIVADTPGHEEYTRNMAVGASFAEVAILLLDVTKGVLVQTRRHARICSMVGIRHFVFAVNKMDLANYSEEKFNKIVNEVKELAKELELENIKIIPVSATEGDNVTKKSENMPWYKEESIIEYLETVDVTEDTKNSDFYVPIQRVCRPNHEFRGFQGQIESGFIKVGEEIVVLPSNETATVKTILNGDRNVEEAFSGQAVTIQLDKEVDVSRGSVITKNKNLSVAKSIEAALLWMDDDKLIVGKEYLAKLGTKKLPAILKEIVYKIDVNTGEKIEMQSIVKNEIALCKIEFSDKVIVDLFKKNKTLGELILIDRLSHQTAAAGVVENIDTTGEKPYFEKDDIKIGGYIFEELYFDFENARMSKEETGEKTYHVGDIVPQKGDSFEYPQYFDIISLESEAAVLVRDRKIFDIVRLEDYHFTGLPVLDEAGFGLQIKTREDMKNYLLDYNRNINKVEIHKKWARFETYRRIVSGDSFYVI from the coding sequence ATGGTGAGATTATTAAAATTTATTACTTGTGGAAGTGTGGATGATGGAAAATCAACATTGATTGGAAATATTCTTTATAACTCAAAATTGCTTTATGCAGATCAAGAGGAAGCATTGATTTTAGATAGTAAAGTTGGATCACGTGGAGGAGCGATTGATTATTCGCTACTTTTAGATGGATTGATGGCTGAAAGAGAACAAGGAATCACGATTGATGTAGCTTATCGTTATTTTACTACAAATAAACGTAGCTTTATTGTGGCTGATACGCCAGGTCATGAAGAATATACAAGAAATATGGCGGTTGGAGCTTCATTTGCCGAAGTTGCAATTTTGCTTTTAGATGTTACAAAAGGTGTACTTGTTCAAACTAGAAGACACGCAAGAATTTGCTCAATGGTCGGAATACGTCATTTCGTTTTTGCAGTAAATAAAATGGATTTAGCAAATTATAGCGAAGAGAAATTTAATAAAATTGTCAATGAAGTAAAGGAATTGGCAAAAGAATTGGAATTGGAAAATATAAAAATAATTCCTGTGAGTGCAACTGAAGGAGATAATGTTACTAAAAAATCAGAAAATATGCCTTGGTATAAGGAAGAAAGCATTATCGAATATTTAGAAACAGTTGATGTGACAGAAGATACTAAAAATTCTGATTTTTATGTACCGATTCAAAGAGTTTGCCGTCCAAATCATGAATTTAGAGGATTTCAAGGGCAAATTGAAAGTGGTTTTATAAAAGTTGGAGAAGAAATTGTTGTGTTGCCAAGTAATGAAACTGCGACTGTGAAAACGATTTTGAATGGGGATAGGAATGTAGAAGAGGCATTTTCTGGACAGGCTGTTACAATTCAGCTGGACAAGGAAGTAGATGTGAGTCGTGGTTCTGTTATCACGAAAAACAAAAATCTTTCAGTTGCAAAATCAATTGAAGCCGCATTATTGTGGATGGACGATGATAAATTAATTGTTGGAAAAGAATATTTGGCAAAACTTGGAACGAAGAAACTTCCTGCAATATTGAAGGAAATTGTTTATAAAATTGATGTAAATACTGGAGAAAAAATCGAAATGCAAAGTATTGTGAAAAATGAAATTGCTCTTTGTAAAATTGAATTTTCAGATAAAGTTATTGTTGATTTATTTAAGAAAAATAAGACTTTGGGAGAATTGATATTAATTGACAGACTCTCTCATCAAACAGCTGCTGCGGGAGTAGTGGAAAATATTGATACGACTGGAGAAAAACCATATTTTGAAAAAGATGATATAAAAATTGGCGGATATATTTTTGAGGAATTGTATTTTGATTTTGAAAATGCAAGAATGTCTAAAGAAGAAACAGGAGAAAAAACGTATCATGTAGGCGACATTGTGCCTCAAAAGGGAGATAGCTTTGAGTATCCGCAATATTTTGACATTATTTCACTTGAAAGTGAAGCGGCAGTGTTAGTTAGGGATCGTAAGATTTTTGATATTGTGAGATTAGAAGATTATCATTTTACAGGGCTTCCAGTGCTAGACGAAGCAGGATTTGGATTACAGATTAAAACTAGAGAAGATATGAAAAATTATCTTTTAGATTACAATCGAAATATAAATAAAGTGGAAATTCATAAAAAATGGGCAAGATTTGAAACTTATAGAAGAATAGTAAGTGGAGATAGTTTTTACGTAATTTAA
- the cysD gene encoding sulfate adenylyltransferase subunit CysD: MNELSHLDELEAEAIYIIREVAAECENPVMLYSIGKDSSVMLHLAMKAFYPERPPFPFLHVNTGWKFKEMINFRDKRAKELGIEMIEYINPEGVEKNINPFDHGSSFTDIMKTQALKQALNKYGFTAAFGGGRRDEEKSRAKERIFSFRNAAQAWDPKNQRPEMWKLYNTEISKGESIRVFPISNWTEKDIWEYIQRENIPIVSLYSAAERPVVERDGNLIMVDDERMRLEEGEEPEIKMVRFRTLGDYPLSGAVESDAVTLEEIIDETLSSVESERTSRVIDRDSGAASMEKRKREGYF; the protein is encoded by the coding sequence ATGAATGAATTATCTCATTTAGATGAATTGGAAGCGGAGGCGATATATATTATTCGGGAAGTTGCGGCTGAATGTGAAAATCCTGTTATGCTTTATTCAATTGGAAAGGATAGCTCGGTTATGTTACATTTGGCAATGAAGGCGTTTTATCCTGAAAGACCGCCTTTTCCATTTCTACATGTGAATACTGGTTGGAAATTTAAGGAAATGATTAATTTTCGTGATAAAAGGGCGAAAGAACTTGGAATTGAAATGATTGAATATATCAATCCTGAAGGAGTTGAAAAAAATATTAATCCATTTGATCATGGCTCTTCATTTACAGATATTATGAAAACACAAGCGTTGAAACAGGCACTTAATAAATATGGATTTACTGCGGCATTTGGCGGAGGTCGTAGAGATGAGGAAAAAAGTCGTGCTAAAGAAAGAATTTTCTCATTTAGAAATGCAGCACAAGCATGGGATCCCAAAAATCAACGTCCAGAAATGTGGAAACTTTACAATACAGAGATTAGTAAAGGTGAAAGTATTAGAGTTTTCCCAATTTCCAACTGGACTGAAAAGGATATTTGGGAGTATATTCAAAGGGAGAATATACCAATTGTTTCACTTTATTCGGCCGCAGAACGTCCTGTTGTGGAAAGGGATGGAAATTTAATCATGGTTGATGATGAAAGAATGCGATTGGAAGAAGGCGAAGAGCCTGAAATTAAAATGGTTCGTTTTAGAACTCTAGGAGATTATCCATTGTCTGGGGCTGTGGAATCAGATGCTGTAACTTTGGAGGAAATAATTGATGAAACATTGAGTTCAGTTGAATCTGAGCGTACAAGTAGAGTTATCGATAGAGATAGTGGGGCAGCAAGCATGGAAAAAAGAAAAAGAGAGGGGTATTTTTAA
- a CDS encoding 4Fe-4S dicluster domain-containing protein → MSIVIDPYVCIGCTKCTLVCPGTLIEMQKVDDMKIEKAVMQYPKDCWGCVSCVKECPVQAISFFLGADIGGNGSTMTTKEEGDVLKWIIEKRDGTVEEIDINRKDANKY, encoded by the coding sequence ATGAGCATAGTAATTGATCCGTATGTGTGTATAGGATGTACAAAATGTACGTTGGTGTGTCCGGGGACTTTGATTGAAATGCAGAAAGTGGATGACATGAAAATCGAAAAGGCGGTTATGCAGTATCCAAAAGACTGCTGGGGCTGTGTTTCTTGTGTAAAGGAATGTCCGGTTCAGGCAATTTCGTTTTTTCTTGGGGCAGATATTGGAGGGAATGGAAGTACGATGACGACTAAGGAAGAAGGAGATGTTCTGAAATGGATTATTGAAAAAAGGGACGGAACTGTGGAAGAAATTGATATAAATAGGAAAGATGCAAATAAATATTGA
- a CDS encoding sulfate/molybdate ABC transporter ATP-binding protein has protein sequence MYVELKNINKMYNDYKASNNINLGIKKGKLVALLGPSGSGKSTILRMIAGLETPDSGEIVIDGKVVNDVSPSKRGIGFVFQNYALFRYMTVFDNIAFGLKIAKEKKSVIKERVEKLMELVNIEGLGKRYPNQLSGGQRQRVAFARALAPNPEILLLDEPFAAIDAKVRQELRNWLRETIDKVGITSIFVTHDQEEAIEVADEIIVTNKGKIEQIGSPKEIYANPKTAFVAKFMGNPIELENINKFKGFENLENSQKAIIRPENVSIIKSNEKFRYSASTETGIVEYTLFRGKEVEIGVRINGILIKGNRKIEEDTVSVGEEVNIYIYRAYVFGKNEEVEIVENANTRNQNDVVI, from the coding sequence ATGTATGTTGAATTAAAGAATATAAATAAGATGTATAATGATTATAAAGCGTCAAATAATATCAATTTAGGAATAAAAAAAGGAAAATTAGTGGCGTTATTAGGACCTTCGGGAAGTGGAAAATCTACAATTTTACGAATGATTGCGGGATTAGAAACGCCTGATTCTGGGGAAATTGTGATTGACGGAAAAGTCGTGAATGATGTTTCGCCTAGTAAAAGAGGGATTGGTTTTGTTTTTCAAAATTATGCGTTGTTTCGTTATATGACGGTTTTTGACAATATTGCTTTTGGGTTGAAAATTGCAAAAGAAAAAAAGTCTGTCATTAAAGAGCGAGTGGAGAAATTGATGGAACTTGTAAATATTGAAGGGCTTGGGAAACGATATCCAAATCAGCTTTCAGGGGGACAGCGACAAAGAGTAGCTTTTGCAAGGGCGTTGGCTCCAAATCCTGAAATATTGTTGCTTGACGAGCCTTTTGCTGCAATTGATGCTAAAGTCAGACAGGAACTTAGGAACTGGCTACGGGAAACAATTGACAAAGTGGGTATTACAAGCATTTTTGTAACACACGATCAGGAAGAGGCAATAGAAGTGGCAGATGAAATCATTGTAACAAATAAGGGAAAAATCGAGCAAATTGGGAGTCCAAAGGAAATCTATGCCAATCCTAAAACTGCATTTGTAGCAAAATTCATGGGAAATCCAATAGAACTGGAAAATATAAACAAATTTAAAGGTTTTGAAAATTTAGAAAATAGTCAGAAAGCAATCATTCGCCCTGAAAATGTAAGTATTATAAAATCAAATGAAAAATTTAGATACTCAGCCTCAACAGAAACTGGAATTGTTGAATACACTTTATTTCGTGGAAAAGAAGTAGAAATTGGCGTAAGAATAAACGGAATTTTGATAAAAGGAAACAGAAAAATAGAAGAAGATACGGTATCTGTAGGAGAAGAAGTCAATATTTACATATATCGTGCCTATGTTTTTGGGAAAAATGAGGAAGTGGAAATTGTGGAAAATGCAAATACAAGAAATCAAAATGATGTTGTTATTTAA
- the cysT gene encoding sulfate ABC transporter permease subunit CysT translates to MRILALKRKEKTVIPGFGLTFGISLAMLSILILIPLVSVLVYSFRLSPSEFWQLITEKAVLSALFTSIACSFAAAAVNCVFGVILAWVLVKYDFFGKRFLDGMLELPFALPTAVAGITLSKMYSDTGIVGRYFAKFGIKISYTHIGIIIALIFVGIPFVVRAVQPILEKLDNQYEEAAYILGADKKTTFWKVIFPEIRPALLTGFGLAFSRGIGEYGSVIYISGNSLKEHTQVISYVIMQKLNYVDYPSATVIALVMLIFSFILLFLINLVQMNQFKRTNNI, encoded by the coding sequence ATGAGAATATTAGCTTTAAAAAGAAAAGAAAAAACTGTGATTCCAGGTTTTGGACTGACATTTGGAATATCACTGGCAATGTTGTCAATTTTAATACTGATACCGCTTGTTTCAGTATTAGTTTATTCCTTTAGGCTGTCGCCTTCTGAATTTTGGCAACTTATAACAGAAAAGGCAGTTTTAAGTGCACTTTTTACAAGTATTGCCTGTTCGTTTGCTGCGGCTGCTGTAAACTGTGTTTTTGGAGTAATTTTGGCTTGGGTGCTTGTAAAGTATGATTTTTTTGGAAAAAGGTTTTTAGACGGGATGTTGGAATTACCTTTTGCCTTGCCTACCGCAGTTGCAGGAATTACACTTTCAAAAATGTATTCTGATACTGGAATTGTTGGAAGATATTTTGCAAAATTTGGAATAAAAATTTCATATACTCACATTGGAATAATAATTGCATTAATTTTTGTGGGAATTCCTTTTGTGGTAAGGGCGGTTCAGCCAATATTGGAAAAGCTGGATAATCAGTATGAGGAAGCTGCATATATTTTGGGAGCAGATAAAAAAACGACTTTTTGGAAAGTGATTTTTCCCGAAATAAGACCTGCGCTTTTAACAGGATTTGGACTTGCATTTTCGAGAGGAATTGGAGAATACGGAAGCGTAATTTATATTTCAGGAAATAGCCTAAAAGAACATACACAGGTCATTTCTTATGTAATTATGCAAAAATTAAATTATGTTGACTATCCATCGGCAACTGTTATAGCTCTAGTTATGTTAATATTTTCATTCATACTTTTATTTTTAATAAACCTAGTTCAGATGAATCAGTTCAAGCGAACAAACAATATTTAG
- a CDS encoding sulfate ABC transporter substrate-binding protein, producing the protein MLKKLKVPAILAIIVILLYFIGIARQSSKIGKNKQKMEIVNVSYDPTRELYERYNGLFKAYYKQKYGKDVNIIQSHGGSGSQARSVIEGLDADVVTLALENDVALLEKVDLLEKGWIGKFPGNSSPYTSTIVFLVRKGNPQNIKDWNDLAKKGVKVITPDPKSSGGACWNFLAAWSYGLEKYGKDENKIKSFVKSIYDNVSVMDSGARAATTTFVENNQGDVLIAWENEAIATVKEYPDRYQIVYPSVSILAQPTVAVVDKISKDDGTYQASTEYLKYLYSEKAQEIIAESGYRPYDQKVLKKYGNKFDLKMKLTKIDNFGGWKKAYEKFFNEGALFDKIYEN; encoded by the coding sequence ATGCTAAAAAAATTGAAAGTACCAGCAATATTAGCTATAATTGTAATTTTGCTTTATTTTATAGGAATTGCAAGGCAAAGCAGCAAAATTGGGAAGAATAAGCAGAAGATGGAAATTGTGAATGTTTCCTATGATCCTACCCGTGAACTATATGAGAGATATAATGGGCTGTTTAAGGCATATTACAAGCAAAAATATGGAAAAGATGTGAATATTATCCAGTCACACGGAGGCTCAGGCTCACAGGCACGTTCCGTAATTGAAGGGCTTGATGCGGATGTGGTAACTTTGGCTTTGGAAAATGATGTTGCACTTCTTGAGAAGGTAGACTTGCTTGAAAAAGGCTGGATAGGCAAATTTCCAGGCAATTCTTCTCCGTATACCTCGACAATTGTTTTCCTCGTAAGAAAAGGAAATCCACAGAATATCAAGGATTGGAACGATTTAGCAAAAAAAGGAGTAAAAGTAATAACACCTGATCCAAAAAGTAGTGGAGGAGCTTGCTGGAATTTTTTGGCAGCATGGTCGTATGGGCTTGAAAAATATGGAAAAGATGAAAATAAAATAAAAAGTTTTGTAAAGAGTATTTATGACAATGTGTCTGTAATGGATTCAGGAGCAAGAGCAGCAACTACAACTTTTGTAGAAAATAATCAGGGAGATGTGTTAATTGCATGGGAAAATGAGGCGATTGCAACGGTTAAGGAATATCCTGACAGATATCAAATTGTTTATCCGAGTGTGAGCATTTTAGCTCAGCCGACAGTAGCAGTTGTCGATAAGATTTCAAAAGATGACGGGACTTATCAAGCAAGTACAGAATATTTAAAGTATTTGTATTCAGAAAAAGCTCAGGAAATAATAGCTGAAAGCGGCTACAGACCTTATGACCAAAAAGTTCTAAAAAAATACGGAAATAAATTTGATTTAAAGATGAAATTGACAAAAATAGATAATTTTGGTGGCTGGAAAAAAGCATACGAGAAATTTTTCAATGAAGGTGCGTTATTTGATAAAATTTATGAAAATTAA